In Elaeis guineensis isolate ETL-2024a chromosome 1, EG11, whole genome shotgun sequence, a genomic segment contains:
- the LOC105060744 gene encoding uncharacterized protein, translating to MRSRWIAAITADESTIPLLHPSSFSLFLVNLLPRPFSSLSSSSAAAAVLETRPPKTPTPDSHLLSQLSSILSRRHWRRSRTLKRLVPRLNPLHVAELLQTRPLDPETALAFFQWVGQWPGYCHTVDSYASLLGNLLRSKSPVNAEKIVVSMVKSCNSAKDMRSAINSIRAFRRTGGPAVFRPSLRCYHMLLRSLERFSMTDEMKDLYEQIVKDWILPDVITCNTIIKAYCKEGNIAEAKQYLRYLLEAGLKPDTFTYNSLILGYCKNKDLDRACWVFVTMPQMGCQRNEFSYTILVHGLCEACRIDKAFVLFSNMCDDGCCPNVHTYTVMIDGLCKEGKFEDAESLLNEISGRGLVPSTVTYNALVDGYCKSGKIEAALRIMKLMELKRCKPDAWTYSMMIHSLSKENRLEDAEAMLNEAIEKESFPNVFTYTGLIDGYCKQGKFVDACRIMKLMELNGCKPDVWTYTTMIDSLCKDNRLHDAKSMLNEMFDKGLDPNVVTYTALIDGYCKRGHVDAALEIVELMESNGCQPNAWTYNELIYGFCQERSVHKAMALLSRMLESGLSPGLIAYTALIHGQCKEGHIDSAFRLLDSMEVNGLVPDQQTYSIIIDALCKSGRIEEACSLFKSVTKKEVRANRVMYTALIDGLCKAGKLDFAHSLLEEMVSKDCLPDSYTYSVLINGLCKENKSQEAISLLDDMLEKGIEPTTVTYTILIDEMLKKGDSEDAKRMLEQMVSSGCKPNAITYTVFIRAYCSKGRVEEAESVMLEMKKEGVHPDLMTYNTLIDGCGNIGYIDRAFSVFKDMMDAACEPDYWTYSVLLKHLIKRKQVNSVLANTSELWKMLEIDTILELLQEMMKHSCTPNVVTYNVLISGFCKECRLEEAYMLLSHMKERGISPNQGIYTSLINCCCKVKRYSEASTFIGSMVECGYLPHLESYQLLLSGLCDEGNFEKAKMLFADCLERGYNCDEVAWKILIDGLLENGYINICSEMLSIMEERHCSPSSQTYAMIARDIREVINEALSGIEG from the coding sequence ATGAGAAGTAGATGGATCGCTGCCATCACCGCCGATGAGTCTACCATCCCTCTCCTCCACCCGTCTTCCTTTTCCCTATTCCTCGTTAACCTCCTTCCCCGacccttctcttctctctcttcctcgtccgccgccgccgccgtccTGGAAACCCGACCCCCAAAAACCCCAACACCCGATTCCCATCTCCTCTCCCAGCTCTCCTCCATCCTCTCCCGCCGGCACTGGCGCCGGAGCCGCACCTTGAAACGATTGGTCCCCCGCCTCAACCCACTCCATGTCGCCGAGCTCCTCCAGACCCGCCCCCTCGACCCCGAGACCGCCCTCGCCTTCTTCCAGTGGGTTGGCCAGTGGCCTGGCTACTGCCACACCGTAGACTCGTATGCCTCCCTCCTTGGTAACCTCCTCCGCTCCAAATCCCCCGTCAATGCCGAGAAGATCGTCGTCTCTATGGTTAAGTCGTGCAATTCTGCCAAAGATATGCGCTCCGCCATAAATTCCATTAGAGCGTTTCGTCGAACAGGTGGCCCTGCCGTTTTCAGGCCGTCTCTCCGATGCTATCACATGCTGTTGAGGTCCCTCGAGAGGTTTTCAATGACTGATGAGATGAAGGATTTATACGAACAGATTGTAAAAGATTGGATCTTGCCGGATGTCATTACATGCAATACGATTATTAAGGCCTACTGCAAGGAAGGGAATATTGCTGAGGCAAAGCAGTATTTAAGGTACTTATTGGAAGCAGGATTGAAACCCGATACCTTTACTTACAATTCTTTGATCTTAGGCTACTGTAAAAACAAGGATTTGGATAGGGCTTGTTGGGTCTTTGTGACGATGCCGCAGATGGGGTGCCAGAGGAATGAATTCTCATACACCATTCTTGTCCACGGGCTTTGTGAGGCCTGTCGGATTGACAAAGCTTTTGTGCTGTTCTCAAATATGTGTGACGATGGCTGCTGCCCAAATGTGCACACTTACACAGTGATGATCGATGGCCTCTGCAAGGAGGGCAAGTTTGAGGATGCTGAATCATTGCTGAATGAGATTTCTGGCAGGGGTTTGGTCCCTAGTACTGTGACTTACAACGCTTTAGTCGATGGGTACTGTAAAAGCGGAAAGATAGAGGCTGCTTTGAGGATTATGAAGCTGATGGAATTAAAGAGGTGTAAGCCAGATGCTTGGACATATTCAATGATGATTCATAGCCTTTCCAAGGAGAATCGCCTTGAGGATGCTGAAGCCATGTTGAATGAGGCTATCGAGAAAGAGTCGTTTCCCAATGTCTTTACTTACACTGGATTGATTGATGGGTATTGCAAGCAGGGAAAATTTGTTGATGCTTGTAGGATTATGAAACTGATGGAGTTGAATGGGTGCAAACCAGATGTTTGGACTTATACAACAATGATTGATAGCCTTTGTAAGGATAATAGGCTACATGATGCGAAAAGCATGCTAAACGAGATGTTTGACAAAGGCTTGGATCCTAATGTTGTCACCTACACGGCCTTGATTGATGGGTATTGTAAGAGAGGGCATGTTGATGCTGCATTGGAGATTGTGGAATTGATGGAATCAAATGGCTGTCAGCCAAATGCCTGGACATATAATGAGTTGATTTATGGGTTTTGTCAGGAGAGGAGCGTGCACAAGGCAATGGCTTTGTTGAGTAGGATGCTTGAGAGTGGGTTATCTCCAGGCCTTATTGCATACACTGCTTTGATTCATGGACAATGCAAGGAGGGTCATATAGATAGTGCTTTTAGACTACTTGATTCTATGGAAGTGAATGGTTTGGTGCCTGATCAACAGACATACTCTATCATAATAGATGCCCTCTGCAAAAGTGGGAGAATTGAAGAAGCTTGCTCACTCTTTAAGTCTGTTACCAAGAAGGAGGTAAGGGCAAACAGGGTGATGTATACTGCTTTAATAGATGGTTTATGTAAAGCTGGAAAGCTTGATTTTGCTCATTCGTTGCTGGAGGAAATGGTTTCTAAGGACTGCTTGCCAGACTCATATACCTATAGTGTTTTGATAAACGGTTTGTGCAAAGAAAATAAATCGCAAGAAGCAATATCGTTACTAGACGATATGCTTGAAAAGGGAATAGAGCCCACGACTGTCACCTATACGATTCTTATCGACGAAATGCTCAAGAAAGGGGACTCTGAAGATGCTAAAAGAATGCTTGAGCAAATGGTTTCTTCAGGGTGTAAGCCAAATGCTATCACCTACACAGTATTCATTCGTGCCTATTGCAGCAAAGGCAGGGTAGAAGAGGCAGAAAGTGTGATGCTAGAAATGAAAAAAGAAGGTGTTCATCCCGATTTGATGACTTATAACACATTGATTGATGGGTGTGGGAATATAGGATATATAGATCGAGCATTTTCTGTTTTCAAGGACATGATGGATGCTGCATGTGAGCCCGATTACTGGACTTATTCAGTTCTACTCAAGCATCTCATCAAGAGGAAGCAGGTTAACAGTGTCCTTGCCAATACTTCTGAGCTATGGAAAATGTTAGAGATAGATACTATATTGGAGCTTTTGCAGGAGATGATGAAGCACAGTTGCACTCCAAATGTGGTCACATACAATGTCCTCATTTCAGGGTTCTGCAAAGAGTGCCGGTTGGAAGAAGCATATATGCTGCTTTCTCATATGAAGGAAAGAGGGATATCTCCCAATCAAGGTATCTACACCTCTTTAATTAATTGCTGTTGCAAAGTGAAAAGGTATTCCGAGGCATCAACATTCATAGGATCCATGGTAGAATGTGGTTATCTACCTCACTTGGAATCCTACCAGCTTCTTCTTTCAGGGCTTTGTGATGAAGGAAACTTTGAGAAGGCTAAAATGCTGTTTGCTGACTGTCTTGAGAGGGGTTATAACTGTGATGAAGTTGCATGGAAAATTCTTATTGATGGTCTACTTGAAAACGGCTATATCAACATATGCTCTGAGATGTTATCTATCATGGAGGAAAGACACTGCTCTCCTAGCTCTCAAACATATGCTATGATTGCCAGGGATATTCGAGAAGTAATCAATGAGGCACTGAGTGGAATCGAGGGGTGA